In the genome of Paracoccus tegillarcae, one region contains:
- a CDS encoding sulfite exporter TauE/SafE family protein, with protein MHIPQPRISVAAMFGLEIWQFWAAVGVTFFAGFVKGAIGFAMPMIMLSAFGSFLPATTALGALILPTLLTNIQQAFRQGRREAWQSAWNFRWHIAMVVIFICVSAAFATAIPQGIMYALLGVPIVGFALWQLSGRPLKLQVDHRRRAEVVTGTIGGLYGGISGIWGPPAIVLLLSLGVDKREQVRVQGVIFLLGAIVLTVAHLFSGVLNAQTVPLSAILCIPAFLGMQLGFALQDRMDVVQFRRWTLILLVLTGLNLIRRAFDFWS; from the coding sequence TTGCACATTCCGCAACCACGGATCAGCGTTGCCGCCATGTTCGGGTTGGAAATCTGGCAGTTCTGGGCGGCGGTCGGGGTCACGTTTTTCGCGGGTTTCGTGAAAGGTGCCATCGGCTTTGCCATGCCGATGATCATGCTGTCGGCCTTTGGGTCCTTTCTGCCAGCAACCACCGCACTTGGCGCGCTGATTCTGCCGACGCTGCTGACCAACATCCAGCAGGCCTTTCGTCAGGGACGGCGCGAGGCCTGGCAATCGGCGTGGAATTTTCGCTGGCACATCGCGATGGTGGTGATCTTTATCTGCGTCTCGGCGGCCTTTGCGACGGCCATACCGCAGGGGATCATGTATGCCCTGCTGGGTGTGCCGATCGTGGGCTTTGCGCTGTGGCAATTGTCGGGGCGGCCGTTGAAACTGCAGGTCGATCACCGGCGCAGGGCCGAGGTCGTGACCGGGACCATCGGCGGCCTTTATGGCGGGATCTCGGGCATCTGGGGGCCGCCGGCCATTGTGCTGCTGCTGTCGCTTGGCGTGGACAAACGCGAACAGGTGCGCGTTCAGGGGGTGATTTTCCTGCTGGGGGCGATTGTTCTGACGGTGGCGCATCTGTTTTCGGGCGTGTTGAATGCGCAGACGGTGCCGCTATCGGCGATCCTGTGCATTCCCGCGTTTCTGGGGATGCAGCTTGGCTTTGCCTTGCAGGACCGGATGGATGTGGTGCAATTTCGGCGCTGGACCCTGATCCTGCTTGTCTTGACAGGCTTGAACCTGATCCGCCGCGCCTTTGATTTCTGGAGTTGA
- a CDS encoding AzlC family ABC transporter permease has translation MAPTPTSMPDLPPPPDDAAQARVLARSPAQSFRNGMVQSLPFLVVLIPFGLLFGVIASEAGLDLLQILGFSVLVLAGASQFTAVQLLSDNVPALLAVVSALAVNLRMAMYSASLVPWLGSAPGWHRSAVAYLLVDQTYALAIQKYELNPRLSLKQRLAYFYGAAAAMCIPWAISSMVGATVGRAIPETIALDFVIPITFLAMIAPMLRTWAHRIAALVAVVMALALSWMPAGTGLLIAAPIGMAAGALVETWQERRQRGTR, from the coding sequence ATGGCCCCGACCCCGACCTCCATGCCTGATCTGCCGCCACCGCCGGACGATGCCGCGCAGGCGCGTGTGCTGGCGCGCAGTCCGGCACAATCGTTTCGCAATGGCATGGTGCAATCCCTGCCGTTTCTGGTCGTGCTGATCCCGTTTGGCCTGCTGTTCGGCGTCATCGCCAGCGAGGCCGGGCTGGATCTGCTGCAGATCCTGGGCTTTTCGGTTCTGGTGCTGGCCGGCGCATCGCAATTTACAGCCGTGCAACTGCTATCTGACAACGTACCCGCGCTGCTGGCCGTTGTGTCAGCGCTGGCAGTCAATCTGCGGATGGCGATGTATTCGGCCTCGCTGGTGCCTTGGCTTGGTTCGGCGCCGGGCTGGCACCGAAGCGCGGTCGCCTATCTTCTGGTCGATCAGACCTATGCGCTGGCGATCCAGAAATACGAGTTGAACCCGCGCCTCAGCCTGAAACAGCGGCTGGCCTATTTCTATGGCGCGGCGGCGGCGATGTGTATTCCCTGGGCGATCTCCAGCATGGTGGGGGCAACGGTGGGCCGTGCCATCCCCGAGACGATCGCGCTGGATTTCGTCATCCCGATCACCTTTCTCGCCATGATCGCGCCAATGCTGCGCACATGGGCACATCGCATCGCGGCACTGGTCGCGGTTGTCATGGCGCTGGCATTGTCCTGGATGCCCGCCGGCACCGGCCTGTTGATCGCGGCGCCCATCGGCATGGCCGCGGGCGCGCTGGTCGAAACCTGGCAGGAACGCCGCCAGCGGGGAACGCGATGA
- a CDS encoding aldehyde dehydrogenase family protein produces MADLQDKRKFYINGAWVNPTTPNDLEVIDPTTEEPVAVISLGEQGDTDAAVAAAKAAFPAWSALPPAERLAYVEKLLAVYQSRTQDMADAITHEMGAPADMSLEDQTGAGSSHIQTFIDTFRDFEFIRPLGAHSPNSMVAWEPIGVVGLITPWNWPMNQVTLKVIPALLAGNTVLLKPSEIAPLSSIVFTEMVDEAGFPAGVFNMVNGDGQGVGTQMSTHPDVDMISFTGSTRAGIAITKAAADTVKKVALELGGKGANLVFADADEKAVIRGARHCFYNSGQSCNAPTRMLVERSSYDKAVETAAKVAEETAVASAHEPGKHIGPVVSKQQWDKIQGLIQAGIDEGARLVAGGTGLPDSVNRGYFVRPTVFADVNNDMTIARQEIFGPVLTIIPFDSEEEAVEIANDTIYGLTNYVQTQDGARRNRVARQLRSGMVEMNGEGRGRGSAFGGVKASGRAREGGVWGIEEFMDSKQISGWDTDN; encoded by the coding sequence ATGGCCGATCTTCAGGATAAGCGGAAATTCTATATCAATGGCGCTTGGGTGAACCCCACGACGCCCAATGACCTCGAGGTGATCGACCCCACCACCGAAGAGCCGGTGGCTGTGATCAGCCTGGGCGAACAGGGCGATACCGACGCGGCGGTCGCTGCGGCCAAGGCGGCCTTTCCGGCCTGGTCGGCGCTGCCGCCGGCTGAACGGCTGGCCTATGTCGAAAAGCTGCTGGCGGTGTATCAGTCACGCACGCAGGACATGGCCGATGCGATCACCCATGAGATGGGTGCGCCGGCCGATATGTCGCTGGAAGACCAGACCGGCGCGGGCAGTTCCCACATACAGACCTTTATCGACACGTTCCGTGATTTCGAATTCATCCGCCCGCTTGGCGCGCATTCGCCCAACAGCATGGTGGCATGGGAACCGATCGGGGTCGTGGGGCTGATCACGCCCTGGAACTGGCCGATGAATCAGGTCACGCTCAAGGTGATCCCGGCGCTGCTGGCCGGTAACACGGTGCTGCTGAAGCCCTCGGAAATCGCGCCGCTCTCTTCGATTGTCTTTACCGAAATGGTGGATGAGGCAGGCTTTCCCGCCGGTGTGTTCAACATGGTGAACGGCGATGGCCAGGGTGTTGGAACGCAGATGTCCACCCATCCCGATGTCGATATGATCAGCTTTACCGGCTCGACCCGCGCGGGAATCGCCATCACCAAGGCTGCCGCCGATACGGTAAAGAAAGTCGCGCTGGAACTGGGTGGCAAAGGCGCCAATCTGGTCTTTGCCGATGCCGACGAAAAGGCGGTGATCCGCGGCGCAAGGCACTGCTTTTACAACAGCGGCCAGTCTTGCAATGCGCCGACCCGGATGCTGGTCGAACGCTCGTCCTATGACAAGGCGGTCGAAACCGCAGCGAAAGTGGCCGAGGAAACTGCCGTTGCCTCGGCGCATGAGCCCGGAAAGCATATCGGCCCGGTCGTCAGCAAGCAGCAATGGGACAAGATCCAGGGGCTGATTCAGGCGGGCATCGACGAGGGCGCGCGTCTGGTCGCCGGCGGCACTGGCCTGCCCGACAGCGTCAATCGCGGCTATTTCGTCCGCCCGACGGTCTTTGCCGACGTGAACAACGACATGACCATCGCCCGGCAGGAGATCTTTGGCCCGGTGCTGACGATCATCCCGTTCGACAGCGAGGAAGAAGCCGTCGAGATCGCCAATGACACGATCTACGGGCTGACCAACTACGTTCAGACGCAGGATGGTGCACGCCGCAACCGGGTGGCCCGCCAACTGCGCTCCGGCATGGTCGAAATGAACGGTGAGGGCCGTGGTCGCGGCTCGGCCTTTGGCGGGGTCAAGGCGTCAGGCCGTGCACGCGAAGGCGGTGTCTGGGGCATCGAAGAGTTCATGGACAGCAAGCAGATCTCGGGCTGGGATACCGACAACTGA
- a CDS encoding AzlD domain-containing protein, translating to MIQLSDTHIWLVILTLGAGTFLIRWSFLGALGRYAMPQWVLRLLRYTPVAVLPALVAPLVMWPAATEGQADPARLVAAIATIIVGLIWKNMLAAIIAGAGTLFLMLQFLG from the coding sequence ATGATCCAGCTATCGGATACGCATATCTGGCTGGTTATCCTGACCCTTGGCGCTGGCACCTTCCTGATCCGCTGGTCGTTTCTGGGTGCGCTAGGCCGCTATGCCATGCCGCAATGGGTACTGCGGCTGCTGCGCTATACGCCGGTGGCGGTGCTGCCCGCACTGGTCGCACCGCTGGTCATGTGGCCCGCCGCAACCGAGGGGCAGGCAGACCCCGCGCGGCTGGTGGCGGCGATTGCGACCATCATCGTCGGGCTGATCTGGAAGAACATGCTGGCCGCGATCATCGCGGGTGCCGGCACCTTGTTCCTGATGCTTCAGTTTCTGGGATAA
- a CDS encoding aa3-type cytochrome c oxidase subunit IV, whose protein sequence is MATHHETTEYKHGEMDTTQHEKTFAGFVRVSSWVVIISLAVLVFMALVNA, encoded by the coding sequence ATGGCCACGCATCACGAAACCACCGAGTACAAACACGGTGAAATGGACACCACGCAGCATGAAAAGACCTTTGCCGGTTTTGTCCGGGTGTCGAGCTGGGTCGTCATCATCTCTTTGGCGGTTCTGGTCTTCATGGCATTGGTGAACGCCTGA
- a CDS encoding acyl-CoA dehydrogenase: MTYRAPVDQIAFILNHIVPFQKLAETELFAEATTETVDAILNEAGKMADNELAPLNRVGDLTPARLENGKLRSSPGFDAGFRAIADGGWISLASDPDYGGMGLPQALNMAVAEMMSGACLSLQLNPLLTQGQIDALQHHASDEMKALYLPKLNSGEWSGTMNLTEPGAGSDVGALTTKAEPNGDGTYKITGQKIFITWGDSDVTENVCHAVLARLPDGAKGTKGISLFMVPKFIPDDDGNPGVANSLKVVSLEHKMGIHGSPTCVMSYEDATGWLIGKEHGGMAAMFTMMNAARLGVGVQGVGVAEAALQQAVAYAIERNQFGPIIRHADVRRMLATARAEVFVARSICLATAVSTDMARATDDAECAARAAFLTPIAKAHGTDVGCRVADMNIQVHGGMGFIEETGAAQYLRDVRITPIYEGTNGIQAMDLVGRKLSDGGEAATRLLDEVMDTAKAAQGDFPDLAGEVWRAAENLLEATQAMVDRDLQDRFAGAVPYLDAFARVLGAWFHLRAAQTGDAGRVTLARIYITRILPRYAADLIEAQAGLEDLGAITDEQLAGAFGA; this comes from the coding sequence ATGACCTATCGCGCACCCGTCGACCAGATCGCCTTTATTCTCAATCATATCGTGCCCTTTCAAAAGCTGGCCGAGACCGAGCTCTTTGCCGAGGCCACGACCGAAACCGTGGATGCGATCCTGAATGAAGCCGGCAAGATGGCCGATAACGAACTGGCGCCGCTGAACCGTGTTGGCGATCTGACACCGGCACGACTGGAAAACGGCAAGCTGCGATCCTCGCCCGGTTTCGATGCCGGGTTCCGCGCGATTGCGGATGGCGGCTGGATCAGCCTTGCATCGGACCCCGACTATGGCGGCATGGGCCTGCCTCAGGCGCTAAACATGGCCGTGGCCGAAATGATGTCGGGGGCCTGCCTGTCCTTGCAACTCAATCCTCTGCTGACGCAGGGGCAGATCGACGCGCTGCAACACCATGCCAGCGACGAGATGAAGGCGCTGTACCTGCCCAAGCTGAACAGCGGCGAATGGTCCGGCACGATGAACCTGACAGAGCCGGGGGCCGGCAGCGACGTGGGCGCGCTGACCACCAAGGCGGAACCCAATGGCGACGGCACCTACAAGATCACCGGGCAAAAGATCTTTATCACCTGGGGCGACAGCGATGTGACGGAAAACGTCTGTCACGCCGTTCTGGCGCGGCTGCCTGACGGGGCCAAGGGCACCAAGGGGATCAGCCTGTTCATGGTGCCGAAGTTCATTCCCGATGACGATGGCAATCCGGGCGTGGCAAACAGCCTCAAGGTCGTGTCGCTGGAACACAAGATGGGCATCCACGGCAGCCCGACCTGCGTCATGAGCTATGAAGACGCGACCGGCTGGCTGATCGGCAAGGAGCATGGCGGCATGGCCGCGATGTTCACCATGATGAACGCGGCACGTCTGGGCGTGGGCGTGCAGGGCGTCGGCGTCGCCGAGGCGGCGCTGCAGCAGGCCGTGGCCTATGCCATCGAGCGCAATCAGTTCGGCCCGATCATCCGCCATGCCGATGTGCGCCGGATGCTGGCGACGGCACGGGCCGAGGTCTTTGTCGCCCGCTCGATCTGTCTGGCAACGGCTGTCAGCACCGACATGGCGCGGGCTACGGATGACGCTGAATGCGCCGCCCGTGCAGCATTCCTGACGCCCATCGCCAAGGCGCATGGCACCGATGTCGGCTGCCGGGTGGCGGATATGAACATTCAGGTTCATGGTGGCATGGGCTTCATCGAGGAAACCGGTGCTGCACAATATCTGCGCGACGTGCGGATCACTCCGATCTATGAGGGCACGAACGGCATTCAGGCGATGGATCTGGTTGGCCGCAAGCTGTCGGATGGTGGCGAGGCTGCAACCCGCCTGCTGGACGAGGTGATGGACACCGCCAAGGCCGCGCAGGGCGATTTCCCCGATCTGGCCGGCGAGGTCTGGCGCGCGGCCGAAAACCTGCTCGAGGCCACTCAGGCAATGGTGGATCGTGATCTGCAGGACCGCTTTGCCGGCGCAGTGCCCTATCTGGATGCTTTTGCGCGTGTGCTGGGCGCATGGTTCCACCTGCGGGCGGCGCAGACGGGCGATGCGGGCCGGGTCACGCTGGCGCGGATCTATATCACCCGCATCCTGCCGCGCTATGCCGCCGATCTGATCGAGGCGCAGGCGGGGCTGGAAGATCTGGGTGCCATCACCGACGAACAGCTTGCCGGGGCCTTTGGCGCGTGA
- a CDS encoding MBL fold metallo-hydrolase → MAEGVLWMRLPLPMALDHVNVYALDEGDGWTIVDTGFDSRRSRAIWQGLIDGPLRGLRVRRVIGTHHHPDHIGLAGWFMAQQDAELWMSRTAWLTARMLVLDEQGVPSPQSLDFWRKAGMPSDLLERRAAERPFNFADSVHPLPLGFTRLTDGDRVSFGGRDWRVWMGDGHAPEHATFWSEDDDLVLGGDQLLPSISPNLGVYPTEPEADPVGDWLASCRRFAELAEDRHLILPGHKLPFYGLPLRLKQLIDNHIGALDRMTSALRDGPRTAVGCFDIIFKRRIGEGEFGLALVEAVAHINRLRQSGTVSAVGESDGAVLWGA, encoded by the coding sequence ATGGCCGAGGGCGTGCTGTGGATGCGGCTGCCCCTGCCGATGGCGCTGGACCACGTGAATGTCTATGCGCTGGACGAAGGCGACGGCTGGACCATCGTTGATACGGGCTTTGATTCGCGGCGCAGCCGGGCGATCTGGCAGGGTCTGATCGACGGGCCGTTGCGGGGTCTCCGGGTCCGCCGGGTGATCGGCACCCATCATCATCCCGACCATATCGGGCTGGCCGGCTGGTTCATGGCCCAACAGGATGCCGAGCTGTGGATGAGCCGCACCGCCTGGCTGACCGCGCGAATGCTGGTGCTGGACGAGCAAGGGGTGCCGTCCCCGCAATCGCTGGATTTCTGGCGCAAGGCCGGGATGCCCTCCGATCTGCTGGAACGGCGCGCCGCCGAGCGCCCGTTCAACTTTGCCGATTCCGTGCATCCCCTGCCTTTGGGCTTTACCCGGCTGACCGACGGCGACCGGGTCAGCTTTGGCGGGCGCGACTGGCGCGTCTGGATGGGTGACGGGCATGCGCCCGAGCACGCGACCTTTTGGTCCGAGGATGATGATCTGGTGCTGGGTGGCGACCAGTTGCTGCCCTCGATCTCGCCCAATCTCGGGGTCTACCCGACCGAGCCAGAGGCCGATCCGGTGGGCGACTGGCTGGCATCGTGCCGCCGGTTTGCCGAACTGGCAGAGGATCGCCACCTGATCCTGCCCGGCCACAAGCTGCCGTTCTACGGTTTGCCACTGCGGCTCAAGCAACTGATCGACAACCACATCGGCGCGCTGGATCGCATGACCTCGGCGCTGCGGGACGGCCCCAGAACGGCGGTCGGCTGCTTCGACATCATCTTCAAACGCCGCATCGGCGAGGGCGAGTTCGGTCTGGCGCTGGTCGAGGCCGTGGCCCATATCAACCGCCTGCGCCAATCGGGCACAGTCAGCGCCGTCGGCGAAAGCGACGGCGCAGTGCTGTGGGGGGCGTGA
- the rnr gene encoding ribonuclease R, protein MAQIPSKQQILDWVAEHPDASSKRDIAKAFGIKGAERIELKRLLKELEAEGKFERRRRQYQDAEKLPPVTVLRLEAPDAQGDLFARPLEWQGEGPEPRILFSPLKSDPALGQGDRLLARLIPVQGEDYQYQARFIRRISVSPQKIIGIFRKDTEGGRILPIDKGQDKEWRVKADATHGAQPGELVEAEQIGPKGRMGLPLARVTERLGDPSAPRAVSLIAIHQHGIPDEFPDKVLAEAEAAKPATMKGREDLRDLPLITIDPADARDHDDAVAAIIEEDGGATVWVAIADVAYYVRPGTALDREAWKRGNSSYFPDRVVPMLPDALSGDLCSLHEGVDRPVIAVKMRLDPQGNKAGHSFHRGMMRSPASLSYEQAQAAADGNPDEQTAPLVDAAIKPLWHAYDLLKQARSRRQPLELDLPERRIELMPDGRVKSVNFRERFDAHKLIEECMVLANVAAAEELTRRQRPLLFRVHEEPTLEKIEALREVAQSSGFNLAKGQVLQTSHLNRLLGQAEGSDFDELINISTLRSMTQAYYHPENYGHFGLALKSYAHFTSPIRRYSDLVVHRALITAHKWGKDGLSEGEIDRLPETATHISETERRSMAAERDTTDRYLAAYLADRVGTEMTGRISGIQRFGAFIKLDETGADGLLPIREIGNEYFHFDPEAQMLIGSETGLEIGIGQRVTVRLAEAIPTTGGLLLELIELEGNTLPQGPRKSKRGRPLRRKPTQARLAEVKRAAKRKRKRR, encoded by the coding sequence ATGGCACAGATCCCCTCAAAACAGCAGATCCTTGACTGGGTCGCAGAGCACCCCGACGCGAGCTCGAAGCGCGATATCGCCAAGGCCTTTGGCATCAAGGGCGCCGAGCGGATCGAACTGAAACGCCTGCTGAAGGAACTGGAGGCCGAGGGCAAATTCGAACGCCGCCGCCGTCAGTATCAGGATGCCGAAAAGCTGCCACCGGTGACGGTCTTGCGGCTGGAGGCACCGGATGCACAGGGCGATCTTTTCGCGCGTCCTCTGGAATGGCAGGGCGAAGGGCCCGAGCCGCGCATCCTGTTCTCGCCGCTGAAAAGCGATCCGGCACTTGGGCAAGGCGACCGGCTGCTGGCGCGGCTTATCCCTGTTCAGGGCGAGGATTATCAATATCAGGCGCGCTTTATCCGCCGCATCAGCGTCTCGCCGCAAAAGATCATCGGTATTTTCCGCAAGGATACCGAGGGTGGCCGCATCCTGCCCATCGACAAGGGTCAGGACAAGGAATGGCGCGTCAAGGCCGATGCCACCCACGGCGCGCAGCCGGGTGAACTGGTCGAGGCCGAGCAGATCGGCCCCAAGGGGCGCATGGGTCTGCCGCTGGCACGGGTTACGGAACGTCTGGGCGATCCCTCGGCGCCACGCGCCGTCAGCCTGATCGCCATCCACCAGCACGGCATCCCCGATGAATTCCCAGACAAGGTGCTGGCCGAGGCAGAGGCCGCAAAACCCGCCACGATGAAGGGCCGCGAGGATCTGCGTGATCTGCCGCTGATCACCATCGACCCGGCGGATGCACGCGACCACGATGACGCGGTTGCAGCCATTATCGAAGAGGATGGCGGCGCGACGGTTTGGGTCGCGATTGCCGACGTGGCCTACTACGTCCGCCCCGGCACCGCACTCGACCGCGAGGCATGGAAGCGCGGCAATTCCAGCTATTTCCCCGACCGGGTCGTCCCGATGCTGCCCGATGCACTTTCGGGCGATCTGTGCAGCCTGCACGAAGGCGTCGACCGCCCGGTCATCGCCGTCAAGATGCGGCTGGACCCGCAGGGCAACAAGGCCGGCCATTCCTTCCATCGCGGCATGATGCGCAGCCCGGCCAGCCTGTCCTATGAACAGGCTCAGGCGGCGGCTGACGGCAATCCGGATGAACAGACCGCGCCGCTGGTCGATGCGGCGATCAAGCCGCTGTGGCACGCGTATGACCTGCTGAAACAGGCGCGGTCGCGCAGGCAGCCGCTGGAACTGGACCTGCCCGAACGCCGGATCGAGCTGATGCCGGATGGCCGGGTCAAATCGGTGAATTTCCGCGAGCGTTTCGATGCGCATAAGCTGATCGAGGAATGCATGGTGCTGGCCAATGTCGCCGCCGCCGAGGAACTGACCCGCCGCCAGCGCCCCTTGCTGTTCCGCGTGCATGAGGAACCGACACTGGAAAAGATCGAGGCCCTGCGTGAGGTGGCGCAGTCCTCGGGCTTTAATCTGGCCAAGGGACAAGTGCTGCAGACCAGCCATCTGAACCGGCTGCTGGGTCAGGCAGAGGGCAGCGACTTTGACGAGTTGATCAATATCAGCACCCTGCGGTCCATGACTCAGGCCTATTACCACCCGGAAAATTACGGCCATTTCGGACTGGCCCTGAAAAGCTATGCGCATTTCACCAGCCCGATCCGGCGCTATTCCGATCTGGTCGTGCACAGGGCGCTGATCACGGCGCATAAATGGGGCAAGGACGGGCTGTCGGAGGGGGAAATCGATCGCCTGCCCGAAACCGCCACCCATATCAGCGAAACCGAGCGGCGCAGCATGGCCGCCGAGCGCGACACCACCGACCGTTATCTGGCGGCCTATCTGGCCGACCGCGTGGGCACGGAAATGACCGGCCGTATCAGCGGCATCCAGCGGTTCGGGGCGTTCATCAAGCTGGATGAAACCGGCGCTGACGGTCTGTTGCCCATCCGCGAGATCGGCAACGAATATTTCCACTTCGATCCCGAGGCACAGATGCTGATCGGGTCGGAAACCGGGCTGGAGATCGGCATCGGTCAGCGCGTCACCGTGCGGCTGGCCGAGGCGATCCCGACGACCGGCGGCCTGCTGCTGGAACTGATCGAGCTGGAAGGCAACACCCTGCCGCAGGGCCCGCGAAAGAGCAAGCGCGGCCGCCCGCTGCGCCGCAAGCCGACTCAGGCCCGGCTGGCAGAGGTCAAGCGCGCCGCGAAACGCAAACGTAAGCGCCGCTGA
- the dapE gene encoding succinyl-diaminopimelate desuccinylase produces the protein MTTDPADLTARLIQCPSVTPEEGGALVLLGDLLTEAGFEVTRVDRNGTPNLFARWGAKGTNTLTLGFNGHTDVVPPGDLGSWTHPPFSGHVEDGVIWGRGATDMKSGVAAFVAAAIDFVTDTPPDGAVILTITGDEEGGGKDGTIALLDWMAANGERMDVCIVGEPSNPDVFGEMIKIGRRGSMTFDITAKGVQGHAAYPHRAKNPLHALTAYLNDLIEAPLDEGTAHFDPTGLQITSIDCGNPASNVIPEKATAVVNIRFNDAHTSEGLTRDLTDRAARVSAETGVEISLRVDVSGESFLTQPGPFVDLVRDVVLKETGINPVLSTTGGTSDARFVKDHCPVLEFGLVGQFMHQVDERVPAQQVHDLKSVYQRILERFFE, from the coding sequence ATGACCACCGACCCCGCAGACCTGACCGCCCGCCTGATCCAATGTCCCTCGGTAACGCCGGAAGAAGGCGGCGCGCTGGTGCTGCTGGGCGATCTGCTGACAGAGGCAGGTTTCGAGGTCACCCGCGTGGACCGCAACGGCACGCCGAACCTGTTTGCGCGATGGGGCGCCAAGGGCACCAATACCCTGACCCTCGGGTTCAACGGCCATACCGATGTGGTGCCGCCGGGCGATCTGGGCTCTTGGACCCATCCCCCGTTCAGCGGTCATGTCGAAGACGGCGTGATCTGGGGGCGCGGTGCGACGGACATGAAATCCGGCGTTGCGGCCTTTGTCGCCGCAGCGATTGATTTTGTCACCGATACACCGCCCGATGGCGCCGTGATCCTGACCATCACCGGCGACGAGGAAGGTGGCGGCAAGGACGGCACCATCGCACTGCTGGACTGGATGGCCGCCAATGGCGAGCGGATGGATGTCTGCATCGTGGGCGAGCCGTCGAACCCCGATGTGTTCGGTGAAATGATCAAGATCGGCCGGCGCGGGTCGATGACCTTCGACATCACCGCCAAAGGCGTGCAGGGCCACGCGGCCTATCCGCATCGGGCAAAGAACCCGCTGCATGCGCTGACCGCCTATCTGAACGATCTGATCGAAGCGCCGCTGGATGAGGGGACCGCCCATTTCGACCCGACAGGCCTGCAAATCACCAGCATCGACTGCGGCAACCCGGCCTCGAACGTGATCCCGGAAAAGGCGACGGCCGTTGTGAATATCCGCTTTAATGACGCGCATACATCGGAGGGCCTGACCCGTGATCTGACCGACAGGGCCGCACGTGTCAGTGCCGAAACCGGCGTCGAGATCAGTCTGCGCGTGGATGTGTCTGGCGAAAGCTTTCTGACCCAGCCCGGACCCTTCGTTGATCTGGTGCGAGATGTTGTGCTGAAGGAAACCGGCATCAACCCGGTTCTGTCGACCACCGGCGGCACCTCGGACGCGCGCTTCGTCAAGGATCATTGCCCGGTTCTGGAATTCGGGCTGGTGGGGCAGTTCATGCATCAGGTGGATGAACGCGTCCCGGCCCAGCAGGTGCACGACCTGAAATCGGTTTATCAGCGCATTTTGGAAAGATTTTTCGAATGA
- a CDS encoding GNAT family N-acetyltransferase: MRIELTEDIAACHAIRRAVFIDEQGIDDADEWDDLDEKAVHLLAWQDGEPVGTARILLKGSIGRIGRICVMPEARGTGLGRMLLKASMDVLRSRQGISQAMLSAQVQAIGFYQKLGFEVAGDVYDDAGIAHQEMIRDL; encoded by the coding sequence ATGAGAATCGAACTGACCGAAGACATCGCCGCCTGCCACGCCATCCGCCGCGCCGTGTTCATCGACGAACAGGGCATAGACGACGCGGATGAATGGGACGATCTGGACGAAAAGGCCGTGCATCTGCTGGCCTGGCAGGACGGCGAGCCGGTCGGCACGGCGCGGATCCTGCTGAAGGGCAGCATCGGGCGGATCGGCAGGATTTGCGTCATGCCAGAGGCACGCGGCACCGGCCTGGGGCGGATGCTGTTGAAGGCGTCGATGGATGTGCTGCGATCGCGCCAGGGGATTTCGCAGGCAATGCTGAGCGCGCAGGTTCAAGCGATCGGCTTTTATCAAAAGCTGGGCTTTGAGGTGGCGGGCGATGTCTATGACGACGCCGGTATTGCGCATCAGGAAATGATCCGCGATCTGTGA